One Brevibacillus choshinensis genomic window carries:
- the murA gene encoding UDP-N-acetylglucosamine 1-carboxyvinyltransferase: MDKIIVRGGKALAGNVKVSGAKNAVLPIIAASILAEEGTCVISDVPALDDVRTICDLLKSMGISLTYDHEVLTVNASQLTSVEASYELVRKMRASFLVMGPLLARKGRARVALPGGCAIGTRPIDQHLKGFEAMGAKIEIGQGFIEASVEGRLKGAKIYLDIASVGATENIMMAAALAEGTTVIENAAEEPEIVDLANFLNRMGAKIRGAGTGSIRIEGVDKMTGCTHCVIPDRIEAGTFMVAAAITGGDVFVEGAICDHLKSVTAKLREMGVDVDEQENGIRVRRTGPLKAVDLKTLPYPGFPTDMQSQMMALLLVSEGTSIVTETVFENRFMHVEEFRRMNANIKIEGRSAIVEGGSKLTGSKVAATDLRAGAALVLAGLVSEGETEVSALHHIDRGYVNFTEKLQALGADVERYVPSTKSREAAVTETVKVSFSPNFA, from the coding sequence TTGGATAAAATTATTGTCCGCGGTGGTAAGGCATTGGCGGGGAATGTGAAAGTCTCTGGCGCCAAAAATGCCGTGCTCCCTATTATTGCAGCATCTATCCTGGCCGAAGAAGGGACATGCGTCATCTCAGATGTGCCGGCTCTCGACGATGTCAGGACAATATGCGACCTTTTGAAATCGATGGGAATCTCCCTTACATATGATCATGAAGTGTTGACTGTAAATGCTAGCCAGCTGACCAGCGTGGAAGCATCCTATGAACTCGTCCGCAAGATGCGCGCATCCTTCTTGGTAATGGGACCGCTCTTGGCTAGAAAAGGACGTGCTCGAGTCGCTCTTCCGGGTGGATGTGCCATTGGTACACGCCCGATTGATCAGCACCTCAAAGGGTTTGAGGCTATGGGAGCAAAAATCGAGATCGGACAAGGATTCATTGAAGCAAGTGTGGAAGGTCGATTGAAAGGTGCGAAAATCTACCTCGATATCGCTAGTGTAGGTGCAACGGAAAATATCATGATGGCCGCTGCTTTGGCAGAGGGAACCACCGTGATTGAGAATGCAGCAGAAGAACCGGAGATCGTCGATTTGGCAAACTTCCTCAACCGGATGGGGGCAAAAATTCGCGGTGCCGGGACAGGCTCGATTCGCATTGAAGGTGTAGACAAAATGACGGGCTGCACGCATTGCGTCATTCCGGACCGGATTGAAGCGGGGACCTTTATGGTGGCTGCGGCGATTACTGGCGGAGATGTCTTTGTAGAAGGCGCGATTTGCGATCACCTGAAATCTGTGACCGCCAAGCTGCGCGAAATGGGCGTAGACGTGGATGAACAGGAAAATGGAATTCGTGTTCGCCGGACAGGCCCACTGAAAGCTGTTGACCTGAAAACCTTGCCGTACCCGGGATTCCCGACAGACATGCAGTCGCAGATGATGGCGCTTCTGCTCGTGTCCGAAGGCACCAGCATCGTCACCGAGACCGTTTTTGAAAATCGCTTTATGCATGTGGAAGAATTCCGCCGCATGAATGCGAATATCAAAATCGAGGGACGCAGTGCGATCGTAGAGGGCGGCTCCAAGCTGACTGGCAGCAAGGTTGCGGCTACGGACTTGCGCGCCGGTGCTGCACTCGTTTTGGCAGGTCTGGTGTCGGAAGGTGAGACAGAAGTCTCTGCGCTTCACCATATCGATCGCGGCTACGTCAACTTTACGGAAAAGCTGCAGGCTTTGGGAGCGGACGTCGAACGCTATGTTCCCAGTACCAAGTCGCGTGAAGCTGCTGTTACGGAAACCGTGAAGGTAAGCTTCTCTCCTAATTTTGCATGA
- a CDS encoding YwmB family TATA-box binding protein, with protein MGKWSGWLMLALAVMALAIYWMPAQATEGKPVASQLVSVLEDSGATAKTVQVRARAEMGKLQSTEEVKELAKRWAEQLEIPFSQVELSRKNQMISYQTETRQDGVQLRYEVSAVPKNGSFDTYLVLQLTGSRQSLLYIEQIQETFANALKKADFIPQISTCIRGMYNVKMGVDQQEGKILSIFQTLQASELERLQDVSVVSISGYTHKWKPFIALNGQKMNLQVATHRDSESEGTWITVGTPIITVEY; from the coding sequence ATGGGGAAATGGTCAGGTTGGTTGATGCTGGCGCTCGCGGTGATGGCTTTGGCCATCTACTGGATGCCGGCCCAAGCCACAGAAGGAAAGCCGGTCGCCTCACAGCTGGTGAGTGTTTTGGAGGACTCTGGAGCCACAGCGAAAACCGTTCAGGTGCGTGCACGTGCCGAGATGGGAAAGCTGCAGAGCACGGAGGAAGTCAAAGAGTTGGCGAAACGATGGGCAGAACAGCTAGAGATTCCTTTTTCCCAAGTAGAACTCTCGCGGAAAAATCAGATGATCTCGTATCAGACCGAAACCAGACAAGATGGCGTTCAGTTGCGCTATGAAGTGTCAGCCGTTCCCAAAAATGGTTCTTTTGACACATATTTAGTACTGCAGTTGACTGGAAGCCGACAATCTCTACTATATATTGAACAGATACAGGAAACGTTCGCGAATGCCCTGAAAAAAGCCGACTTTATTCCGCAAATTAGCACTTGTATTCGCGGAATGTACAATGTTAAGATGGGTGTTGACCAACAGGAGGGTAAAATTTTGTCGATTTTTCAGACTCTCCAAGCATCAGAGCTTGAACGTTTACAGGATGTTTCGGTTGTTAGCATTTCTGGGTATACCCATAAGTGGAAGCCATTCATCGCGTTAAACGGACAAAAGATGAATCTACAGGTGGCAACCCATCGTGACAGTGAATCTGAGGGAACGTGGATCACCGTAGGAACACCGATCATCACAGTGGAATATTAG
- a CDS encoding NADH-quinone oxidoreductase subunit J, translated as MTGQFVAFFILSLMTIGGAVFMISFTRVVHMVISLGITFISIAGLFVLVGADFVGVSQVLVYSGAISILMLFGIMLTKHDANDEGTGRKWKNRFILLFVAVIFALLFWGIQNTPWPASPAPVASDVSNAKEIGLAVFTEYVIPFELVSVLLLVALIGSIIMAKKEEDNE; from the coding sequence ATGACAGGCCAATTCGTAGCCTTTTTTATCCTCTCTCTCATGACGATCGGTGGAGCCGTCTTCATGATCAGCTTTACCCGTGTGGTCCACATGGTCATTTCGCTGGGGATTACCTTCATCAGCATTGCCGGACTGTTCGTTCTGGTGGGGGCTGATTTCGTCGGAGTCTCGCAGGTGCTCGTATACTCCGGGGCCATCTCCATCCTGATGCTGTTCGGAATCATGCTGACCAAGCACGATGCGAATGATGAGGGCACAGGGCGCAAGTGGAAAAACCGCTTCATCCTTTTGTTCGTAGCGGTTATTTTCGCGCTCTTGTTCTGGGGAATTCAAAACACGCCATGGCCAGCTTCGCCTGCTCCAGTAGCATCAGACGTGAGCAATGCGAAAGAGATCGGGCTTGCGGTATTCACCGAATACGTGATTCCGTTCGAGCTGGTATCCGTATTGCTGCTGGTTGCATTGATCGGGTCGATCATCATGGCAAAAAAGGAGGAGGATAACGAATGA
- the nuoN gene encoding NADH-quinone oxidoreductase subunit NuoN, with the protein MDVKDIFSYDWSYLLPEFIILGFATALSLLDLFAGKRLGKQVIGWLSLLGVVLAAVFVFVNVGTLDKPYSYMTDMIRIDNYGNAFKLLFLGGTAFTLLMSLSYLKQREVEHTGEYYYLLLTGLLGAMVMASSADLITLFVGLELLSLSSYVLVGLRKKSLHSNESAFKYVVSGSIATAVTLFGMSYVYGLTGTTHVYEISTRLAEVSMAGYQFLVYIAFAFLAVGLAFKISAAPNHMWAPDVYQGAPTPVTAFLAVVSKAAGFALLFRLLLISFFNVTDGSSRFFFDQGSLYLGIMAAASMIIGNTMALRQTNIKRMMAFSGIAQAGYLLVPFVPPTTLFFSEVIFYLFGYLLVSFGAFAVIMVVTREQGTEDLKGFAGLYHRSPLLAIAMSIFLLSLAGIPITAGFFGKFYLFMGSLAQENYWLSAVMIITSVISYYYYFGIIRQMYMRPGASEAPMYVPKGIWTFVLIMAVATVFFGAFPGLVTDYVQAHFNPSFDFGNMLPPTFQ; encoded by the coding sequence ATGGACGTTAAAGATATCTTCTCGTATGACTGGAGTTACCTTCTGCCCGAATTTATCATTTTAGGTTTTGCCACGGCCTTGTCGCTTTTGGACCTGTTTGCGGGAAAAAGACTCGGCAAGCAAGTGATCGGGTGGCTGTCGCTGCTCGGAGTCGTACTGGCTGCGGTCTTTGTGTTCGTCAATGTAGGCACGCTCGATAAGCCCTACAGCTACATGACGGACATGATCCGCATCGACAATTACGGCAATGCTTTCAAGCTGCTTTTCCTGGGGGGAACGGCCTTCACCCTGTTGATGTCTCTGTCGTATCTGAAGCAGAGAGAAGTAGAGCACACGGGTGAATATTACTATCTGCTCTTGACGGGTCTGCTGGGTGCGATGGTCATGGCATCCTCCGCCGATCTGATCACGTTGTTCGTCGGGTTGGAGCTGTTGTCCCTTTCTTCCTATGTTCTGGTAGGGTTGCGGAAAAAGTCGCTCCATTCCAACGAATCGGCGTTTAAGTACGTCGTCTCCGGCAGCATTGCCACGGCTGTTACGTTGTTCGGGATGTCGTACGTCTACGGCTTGACAGGCACGACGCATGTGTATGAGATATCGACGCGATTGGCAGAAGTGAGCATGGCGGGTTATCAGTTCCTCGTGTACATCGCCTTTGCCTTTCTGGCTGTCGGACTCGCCTTTAAAATTTCGGCTGCTCCCAACCATATGTGGGCGCCGGATGTTTACCAAGGGGCTCCGACTCCGGTCACGGCTTTTCTGGCAGTCGTGTCAAAAGCGGCGGGATTTGCACTGCTGTTCCGTCTTCTGCTGATTTCGTTCTTCAATGTCACGGACGGCTCCAGCCGGTTCTTCTTTGATCAGGGGAGTCTGTATCTCGGTATCATGGCAGCGGCTTCGATGATCATCGGTAACACGATGGCGCTCAGGCAGACGAATATCAAGCGAATGATGGCCTTCTCCGGAATTGCCCAAGCGGGGTATCTGCTTGTCCCGTTCGTTCCGCCGACGACCCTCTTTTTCAGTGAAGTGATCTTCTATCTGTTCGGTTATCTGCTCGTCAGCTTTGGGGCTTTTGCCGTGATTATGGTGGTCACGCGTGAGCAAGGGACGGAAGATCTAAAAGGCTTTGCAGGCTTGTATCACCGATCGCCGCTGCTCGCCATCGCCATGAGCATTTTCCTGCTTTCCTTGGCGGGAATTCCGATTACCGCAGGGTTTTTCGGGAAGTTCTATCTGTTCATGGGTTCCCTGGCGCAGGAAAACTACTGGTTGTCTGCGGTGATGATCATCACCAGCGTCATTTCGTACTACTACTATTTCGGGATCATTCGACAAATGTACATGCGTCCGGGGGCGAGCGAGGCACCGATGTATGTACCGAAAGGAATCTGGACCTTTGTCCTCATCATGGCAGTCGCGACCGTCTTCTTTGGGGCTTTCCCGGGACTGGTGACCGATTACGTCCAGGCGCATTTCAATCCGTCGTTTGATTTCGGAAATATGCTACCTCCGACCTTTCAATAA
- a CDS encoding DUF1146 family protein has product MPQEIYGFVSIILTIVFIGLSWWALQSFRFDKILKHPNGAQAKLLQIFLSIVIGYEISRFFLDYLGWSLTFGNMFS; this is encoded by the coding sequence GTGCCGCAAGAAATCTACGGCTTTGTCAGTATTATTTTAACGATCGTGTTCATCGGCCTCAGCTGGTGGGCCCTGCAGTCATTTCGCTTTGATAAGATCCTGAAACACCCGAATGGTGCCCAAGCCAAGCTGCTGCAGATTTTTCTGTCCATCGTGATAGGGTATGAGATTTCCCGCTTCTTCCTTGATTATTTGGGCTGGTCGCTCACATTCGGAAACATGTTCTCCTAA
- the nuoH gene encoding NADH-quinone oxidoreductase subunit NuoH produces the protein MSALLQQAPSWGTTFWFILAAVVLLAVLLGFVTYAIYFERKVIGWMQLRIGPNRVGPLGLLQTVADVTKLLLKEDTRPQHADKALFTLAPILAYAPAFAVLAVMPFTESIQFADLGIGLLYYIALSGITVLGVITAGWASNNKYSLIGGLRSAAQMISYEVPLVMSVVGIVLITGSMNLREIVEAQRDVWNIVPQFIGFVVFIVAAQAELNRTPFDLPEAESELVAGYHVEYSGFRFAMFMLAEYVYMFGMGTLITILFLGGWLPIHPALSFIPGIIWFILKFSLYVFLQFWLRATMPRMRVDQLMSFAWKVLLPVALFNILLTAVVISYQNGSL, from the coding sequence ATGAGTGCACTCTTGCAGCAAGCACCTTCATGGGGAACCACCTTTTGGTTTATCCTGGCGGCTGTCGTACTGCTCGCCGTGCTGCTGGGTTTTGTGACCTACGCCATTTATTTTGAGCGGAAAGTCATCGGTTGGATGCAATTGCGGATCGGGCCAAACAGAGTAGGTCCCCTGGGGCTTTTGCAAACGGTCGCCGACGTTACCAAGCTTCTGCTCAAAGAGGATACGAGGCCTCAGCACGCTGACAAAGCCTTGTTTACGTTAGCGCCGATTTTAGCGTACGCGCCAGCCTTTGCCGTATTGGCAGTGATGCCTTTTACGGAAAGCATTCAGTTTGCTGACCTCGGCATTGGCCTTTTGTACTATATCGCTCTATCCGGGATTACGGTCCTGGGCGTCATTACAGCAGGTTGGGCTTCCAACAACAAGTATTCGCTGATCGGGGGTCTCCGCTCCGCTGCGCAGATGATCAGCTATGAAGTACCGCTGGTCATGTCCGTAGTGGGAATCGTTCTAATCACGGGCAGCATGAATCTCAGAGAAATCGTCGAGGCACAGCGGGATGTCTGGAATATCGTTCCGCAGTTTATCGGATTTGTCGTATTTATCGTTGCTGCACAGGCTGAGCTGAATCGTACGCCGTTCGACCTGCCGGAAGCAGAGTCCGAGCTGGTTGCAGGTTATCACGTGGAGTACTCCGGTTTCCGCTTTGCCATGTTCATGCTCGCCGAGTACGTGTATATGTTTGGAATGGGGACGTTGATTACCATTCTGTTCCTGGGCGGATGGCTGCCGATTCACCCGGCTCTCAGCTTCATTCCGGGAATTATCTGGTTCATCCTGAAATTCTCGCTCTACGTCTTCCTTCAGTTCTGGCTGCGCGCTACAATGCCGCGCATGCGTGTCGACCAGCTGATGTCGTTTGCCTGGAAAGTACTGCTGCCCGTGGCGCTGTTTAACATCCTGCTCACAGCAGTAGTCATCTCTTACCAGAATGGCTCGCTATAA
- a CDS encoding complex I subunit 4 family protein, producing MDSVTNILLSSLVFSPLLAIVILAFVPNHQGGVIKQIGIYGTVLPLILSLWMFGSFNYDTTNLQFVERHDWISIPIGLAQTGAVFTFDINYELGVDGISMPLILLTAIIGMMAAVASWQVKKRLKEYFILFHILLIGMLGVFAADNLFLFFIFFEMTLVPMFFLIGIWGYGEREHAANKFLLYNGIGSGIMLLAFIVIFIMMRTMNIDQITTILSTPEHPAAGALTPAFRYGLFLALFIAFAIKLPVFPFHTWMLKVHVQAPPSIVMIHSGILLKMGAYGLLRMGIGFFPEQAYQFSTWLAVLGIINVLYGAVLAFVQKDLKMVLAYSSISHMGIVLLGFASMNSIGFQGAMFQVVSHGFISALLFFLIGVIWDRTQTSMIDDLGGLAKSMPFVSGILLAGAMASLGLPGMSGFISEFFAFLGLFGRMPALAAVGALGIVLTAVYLLRAILRTTFGPTPARFNSLADAQPMEVIPMVVLLGFIILIGVYPAVLGNPMQQALKSIVPIVTGIGG from the coding sequence TTGGATTCGGTCACTAATATCCTGTTGTCGTCACTCGTGTTCTCACCGTTGCTGGCGATTGTGATTTTGGCGTTTGTGCCTAATCATCAAGGCGGGGTCATCAAGCAGATCGGGATATACGGTACGGTGCTCCCGCTGATCCTGTCCTTGTGGATGTTCGGAAGTTTCAATTACGACACGACCAATCTGCAGTTTGTGGAAAGGCACGATTGGATTTCGATTCCGATCGGCTTGGCACAGACAGGGGCAGTCTTTACGTTTGACATCAATTATGAGCTGGGCGTCGATGGGATATCGATGCCGCTGATCCTGTTGACGGCCATCATCGGGATGATGGCAGCAGTAGCCTCCTGGCAAGTCAAAAAGAGATTGAAAGAGTATTTCATCCTGTTTCATATCTTGCTGATCGGGATGCTGGGCGTCTTTGCCGCTGACAACCTGTTTCTCTTCTTCATTTTCTTTGAAATGACTCTGGTGCCTATGTTCTTCCTCATAGGGATCTGGGGCTATGGGGAACGTGAACACGCCGCGAACAAGTTCTTGTTGTACAACGGAATCGGTTCGGGCATCATGCTTCTCGCGTTTATCGTCATCTTTATCATGATGCGTACGATGAATATTGATCAAATTACAACGATCTTGTCCACACCGGAGCATCCGGCTGCTGGGGCGCTGACCCCCGCATTCCGCTATGGATTGTTCCTGGCGCTTTTCATCGCATTCGCGATCAAGCTGCCCGTTTTTCCGTTCCATACGTGGATGCTGAAGGTACACGTGCAAGCGCCCCCGTCGATCGTCATGATTCACTCGGGGATTTTGTTGAAAATGGGCGCGTACGGATTGCTGCGGATGGGCATTGGGTTTTTCCCGGAGCAAGCCTACCAGTTTTCCACTTGGCTCGCAGTATTGGGGATCATCAATGTCCTGTATGGAGCCGTACTGGCTTTCGTCCAAAAGGATCTGAAAATGGTGCTGGCATACTCGAGTATCAGCCATATGGGGATCGTCCTGCTCGGCTTTGCTTCGATGAATAGTATCGGCTTTCAGGGAGCGATGTTCCAGGTAGTGTCTCACGGCTTTATCTCGGCGCTGCTATTCTTCTTGATCGGCGTGATTTGGGACCGGACGCAGACTTCCATGATCGACGATTTGGGAGGGCTCGCCAAATCGATGCCTTTCGTCAGCGGAATCCTGCTGGCAGGGGCGATGGCCTCTTTGGGGCTGCCAGGAATGTCAGGGTTCATCAGTGAATTCTTTGCCTTCCTCGGTCTGTTCGGGCGCATGCCAGCTCTTGCGGCAGTAGGGGCACTGGGCATTGTACTGACTGCCGTCTATTTGCTTCGGGCGATCCTGCGCACGACCTTTGGCCCGACGCCTGCCCGGTTCAACAGCCTTGCAGACGCGCAGCCGATGGAAGTCATTCCGATGGTGGTCCTCTTGGGCTTCATTATCCTGATCGGGGTTTATCCTGCGGTTCTGGGAAATCCGATGCAGCAAGCACTGAAATCCATCGTACCCATTGTCACGGGAATAGGAGGGTAA
- the nuoL gene encoding NADH-quinone oxidoreductase subunit L, protein MDTLLHYAWLIPLFPLLAFIVIVSFGRQLKEGASLVGIVLTAVSFGIAALTFWERFHGGAADYKFVVDWLQVGDIVINMGFEVNQLNAMMLVIVTLVSLLVQIYSKGYMHGDERFPVFYQYLALFTFSMLGLVISPNLLQVYIFWELVGVCSFLLVGYYFFKPEAKAAAKKAFIVTRVGDLGLFIGICLLFWWTGSFDYEQIFESVALGRLEPWMITTAAILIFVGAVGKSGQFPLHTWLPDAMEGPTPVSALIHAATMVAAGVYLVAATYPVFIASETALTVVAYVGGFTAIFAASIGLTQRDIKRVLAYSTVSQLGYMMLALGVAGAAGYVAGSFHLMTHAFFKALLFLGAGSVIHAVHTQDVFEMGGLWKKMPITALTFLIGCLAIAGIFPFAGFWSKEAILGAVYGAHRYDLLVLALVAAFFTAFYMFRLYFLTFTGEARGKHEAHESPSVMTGPLLILAVLAIIAGFINTPYAPMLSEWLLDSNTGAAIASVFGEGSEHAATWLQVLALAISILGIVLAYLMYGRKSIPSDAIPETLPWLYRLSYRKYYIDELYHYVIVRPLGWLGFILNGFDKYIVDGLVGLTAKITQGISSLHARAQSGQMQSYAAVVLFGLLLLIVAISLTAQGGGLFGFGH, encoded by the coding sequence ATGGATACTCTTCTGCACTACGCCTGGCTCATCCCTCTGTTTCCGCTTCTTGCTTTCATCGTGATCGTCTCGTTTGGTCGCCAGTTGAAAGAAGGAGCTTCTCTGGTCGGCATTGTGCTGACGGCAGTTTCGTTTGGGATAGCGGCGCTCACCTTCTGGGAGAGATTCCATGGGGGAGCGGCTGATTACAAGTTTGTCGTCGATTGGCTCCAGGTGGGAGACATCGTGATTAATATGGGCTTCGAAGTCAATCAGCTCAATGCCATGATGCTGGTGATTGTGACTTTGGTCAGCCTGTTGGTTCAGATTTACTCCAAAGGCTACATGCATGGGGATGAACGCTTTCCTGTGTTTTATCAGTACCTCGCGCTGTTCACCTTTTCCATGCTGGGATTGGTGATCTCGCCAAACCTCCTTCAAGTGTACATTTTCTGGGAGCTGGTGGGTGTCTGCTCGTTCCTGTTGGTGGGGTACTACTTCTTCAAGCCGGAAGCAAAGGCTGCAGCGAAAAAGGCTTTCATCGTCACACGCGTTGGCGACCTTGGGCTGTTTATCGGGATCTGCCTGTTGTTCTGGTGGACCGGCAGCTTTGACTACGAGCAAATTTTTGAAAGTGTGGCACTAGGCAGGCTGGAGCCTTGGATGATTACGACAGCAGCGATCCTCATCTTTGTGGGGGCTGTAGGGAAATCGGGCCAATTCCCGCTCCATACATGGCTGCCTGACGCCATGGAAGGCCCGACTCCCGTATCTGCTCTGATCCACGCGGCGACGATGGTTGCGGCAGGTGTGTATCTGGTGGCTGCGACATATCCGGTGTTTATCGCTTCGGAGACGGCGCTGACCGTTGTGGCTTATGTGGGCGGGTTTACCGCGATTTTCGCTGCCTCTATCGGCTTGACGCAAAGAGATATCAAGCGGGTGCTCGCGTATTCGACTGTGAGTCAGCTCGGGTACATGATGCTGGCCTTGGGTGTAGCCGGTGCTGCAGGCTATGTCGCTGGTTCCTTCCATTTGATGACTCACGCTTTTTTCAAAGCACTTCTGTTCCTGGGAGCAGGGAGTGTCATCCATGCTGTACATACGCAGGATGTGTTTGAAATGGGTGGGTTGTGGAAGAAGATGCCGATCACAGCGCTGACTTTCCTGATTGGCTGTCTGGCGATCGCGGGGATCTTCCCGTTCGCTGGTTTTTGGTCCAAAGAAGCCATCCTGGGGGCCGTATATGGAGCGCACCGCTACGATTTGCTGGTGCTTGCTCTGGTGGCTGCATTCTTTACCGCATTCTACATGTTCCGACTCTACTTCCTGACATTTACCGGGGAGGCGAGAGGCAAGCACGAGGCACATGAATCGCCGTCTGTGATGACAGGCCCTCTGCTCATTTTGGCTGTGCTGGCGATCATTGCAGGGTTTATCAATACGCCGTACGCACCGATGCTGTCTGAATGGCTGCTCGATTCCAACACGGGTGCCGCTATTGCCAGTGTGTTTGGGGAAGGCTCGGAGCATGCAGCGACATGGCTCCAAGTGTTGGCGCTCGCGATTTCCATTTTGGGGATTGTCCTCGCATACCTGATGTACGGAAGGAAGTCCATTCCGTCGGATGCGATTCCAGAGACATTGCCATGGCTCTACCGGTTGTCTTACCGGAAGTACTACATCGATGAGCTGTACCACTACGTGATCGTAAGGCCATTGGGGTGGCTCGGGTTCATCCTAAACGGCTTTGACAAGTATATCGTGGATGGGCTGGTCGGCCTGACGGCAAAGATCACGCAGGGGATCAGTTCCTTGCATGCGAGAGCGCAGAGCGGACAGATGCAGTCCTACGCTGCGGTGGTGCTGTTTGGGCTGCTGCTCTTGATTGTCGCGATCAGCTTGACGGCGCAAGGAGGTGGGCTCTTTGGATTCGGTCACTAA
- the nuoI gene encoding NADH-quinone oxidoreductase subunit NuoI, with protein MLGLAKGLGYTFKKLTEKKITHFYPDVPFPMPPRFRGIQHFSPEKCIVCNQCARVCPTECIQLTGKPHPDPDKKGKIIDTYDINFEICILCDLCTEVCPTEAIVMTNNFELATYSRDELYKNLKWLDDNNTNVREEN; from the coding sequence ATGCTAGGACTGGCCAAAGGCCTGGGATATACGTTTAAAAAACTGACTGAAAAGAAAATAACGCATTTTTATCCGGATGTACCGTTTCCTATGCCGCCGCGTTTTCGGGGCATACAGCACTTTTCTCCGGAAAAATGCATCGTCTGCAACCAGTGCGCACGCGTCTGTCCGACGGAGTGCATTCAGCTGACTGGCAAGCCCCATCCAGATCCGGACAAAAAGGGGAAAATCATCGACACCTACGATATCAACTTTGAGATCTGTATCCTTTGCGATCTGTGCACAGAGGTTTGTCCGACAGAAGCCATCGTCATGACGAACAACTTTGAGCTGGCGACGTACAGCCGGGATGAATTGTATAAAAACCTGAAATGGCTGGATGACAACAATACCAACGTCAGGGAGGAGAATTAG
- the spoIID gene encoding stage II sporulation protein D translates to MKRYLLMWFIALPILLVAIPATLVYWFAPNAPSAGPANVAVSVPDNLPDPGPPLDVKVYRTEKKVVETMPLETYIVGVVAAEMPAEFELEALKAQAMAARTYIVRRLSESKLDDVPQGAQVLDTVQHQVYMDDSQRRERWKDQYEWKNQRILQAVRATAGIVLTYDGKPIDATFFSTSNGFTENSGEYWEKPIPYLKSVPSPWDIQSPRYEETVTMTTAQLEKSLGVRLAQEASTNGSWFQIESKTTGNRVGKISIGGKEFTGREFREKLNLNSSSFTMELRGNQVFITTKGYGHGVGMSQWGANGMAKSGKNAEQIVKYFYQGISLQNFTKIIPV, encoded by the coding sequence ATGAAACGTTACCTACTCATGTGGTTCATCGCTTTGCCGATCTTGCTCGTCGCCATCCCAGCAACGCTGGTCTACTGGTTTGCTCCCAATGCTCCCTCTGCAGGGCCGGCAAATGTCGCCGTGTCAGTTCCGGACAACCTTCCCGATCCCGGTCCGCCGCTCGATGTGAAAGTGTATCGCACAGAGAAAAAAGTGGTGGAAACGATGCCGCTTGAAACGTACATTGTGGGAGTCGTAGCAGCCGAGATGCCAGCCGAGTTTGAGCTGGAAGCACTCAAGGCTCAGGCGATGGCGGCCAGAACGTATATCGTTCGCAGGCTGAGCGAGAGCAAGCTGGACGATGTTCCACAGGGGGCCCAAGTCCTGGATACCGTGCAGCATCAGGTATACATGGATGATAGCCAGCGCCGCGAACGGTGGAAGGATCAGTACGAGTGGAAAAACCAGCGTATCCTTCAGGCAGTGCGGGCGACAGCCGGTATCGTGCTAACGTACGACGGGAAGCCGATTGATGCTACGTTCTTTTCCACGAGCAATGGCTTTACGGAAAATTCCGGGGAGTACTGGGAAAAACCCATCCCTTACTTGAAAAGCGTGCCAAGCCCATGGGATATTCAGTCGCCTCGGTATGAAGAGACGGTAACGATGACGACGGCCCAGCTCGAAAAGAGCCTGGGGGTCAGGCTGGCCCAAGAGGCATCCACAAATGGATCCTGGTTTCAGATTGAATCCAAGACGACGGGAAATCGAGTCGGCAAAATCAGCATCGGAGGCAAGGAGTTTACCGGACGGGAATTCCGTGAAAAGCTGAATCTGAACTCCTCCTCCTTTACGATGGAGCTGCGCGGAAACCAGGTGTTCATTACGACCAAAGGATACGGACATGGGGTCGGCATGAGCCAATGGGGAGCAAACGGCATGGCGAAAAGCGGGAAAAACGCTGAGCAGATCGTGAAGTACTTTTACCAAGGCATCTCCCTGCAAAATTTTACGAAGATTATCCCTGTTTAG
- the nuoK gene encoding NADH-quinone oxidoreductase subunit NuoK translates to MTVSITSYLLVALILFCVGLYGALTKRNAVVVLLSIELMMNAVNINLVAFSKYGLYPSVSGQIFTLFSMTVAAAEVALGLAILIALYRNKATVNVDEMDQMKR, encoded by the coding sequence ATGACAGTAAGCATTACCTCCTATCTGCTGGTCGCGTTGATTCTCTTTTGTGTAGGTCTGTACGGTGCCTTGACCAAGCGCAATGCAGTCGTTGTTTTGCTTTCAATCGAGCTCATGATGAATGCGGTGAATATCAATTTGGTCGCATTCTCCAAATACGGCTTGTACCCGTCTGTATCCGGACAAATCTTCACCCTGTTTTCCATGACGGTTGCAGCTGCTGAAGTGGCGCTGGGATTGGCCATCTTGATTGCCCTCTACCGCAACAAAGCGACAGTCAATGTGGACGAGATGGATCAAATGAAACGATAA